In the genome of Pempheris klunzingeri isolate RE-2024b chromosome 3, fPemKlu1.hap1, whole genome shotgun sequence, one region contains:
- the map1lc3c gene encoding microtubule-associated proteins 1A/1B light chain 3C, producing the protein MPPFDKTPLQNQNKPFKQRKSFATRKQEVAGIRSKFPNKIPVIIERYDREKFLPPLDKTKFLVPHELTMTQFVTIIRNRMALLPTQAFYLLINSSGLASMSLTMAQVYKDHQDEDGFLYMTYASQEMFGH; encoded by the exons ATGCCTCCGTTTGATAAAACTCCGCTGCAGAACCAGAACAAACCCTTCAAGCAGCGGAAAAGCTTCG ccacGCGGAAGCAGGAGGTGGCAGGAATCCGCTCCAAGTTCCCCAACAAGATCCCG GTGATCATTGAGCGCTACGACCGGGAGAAGTTCCTCCCCCCGCTGGACAAGACCAAGTTCCTGGTGCCGCACGAGCTCACCATGACCCAGTTTGTCACCATCATCAG GAACAGGATGGCTCTGCTGCCCACTCAGGCCTTCTACCTGCTCATCAACAGCAGCGGGCTGGCCAGCATGTCCCTCACCATGGCTCAGGTGTACAAGGACCACCAGGACGAGGACGGCTTCCTCTACATGACCTACGCCTCGCAGGAGATGTTCGGACACTGA